Proteins from one Impatiens glandulifera chromosome 2, dImpGla2.1, whole genome shotgun sequence genomic window:
- the LOC124925302 gene encoding protein PLANT CADMIUM RESISTANCE 4-like yields MMHHHHHQAAGSSTSVPHYLSPQQRQDNLVYPPPPPQPSPSPSPPPPPHHLTTAASSPNYPYPPIPGPSLLEPSPPQKEQQLQLQPYHQPQAQQQQQQQQQQQQQQAYGWANPDFNPPPPPLYPEIRQSWSTGLCDCCDDTNSCCLSCFFPCVVFGKIAEIIDEGNTNCTSHCTIFSILSCLLYPTIYSAYLYGGQACCGMEGEALSVLAWYSAPFPYTCFFRQRLRRKYYLREAPLWDWVAHFFCMPCSLSQEYRELQTRGFLVSAGWEQNVENQSRGLSMAQVAPPLTYSGMTR; encoded by the exons atgatgcatcatcatcatcatcaagcgGCCGGGTCGTCGACGTCGGTCCCGCATTATCTATCTCCTCAGCAGCGACAAGACAATTTGGTTTACCCTCCCCCACCCCCTCaaccatctccatctccatctcctcCGCCTCCCCCTCATCATCTAACGACGGCGGCCAGTAGCCCTAATTATCCATATCCTCCCATACCCGGCCCCTCTCTTCTCGAACCGTCGCCACCGCAGAAGGAGCAGCAGCTGCAGCTGCAACCCTACCACCAGCCACAGgcgcaacaacaacaacaacaacaacagcagcagcagcagcaacaggCATATGGATGGGCCAACCCAGATTTCAACCCTCCACCCCCTCCCTTGTATCCCGAGATCCGCCAAAGCTGGTCTACCGGATTATGTGATTGCTGCGATGATACCAATAGCt GCTGCTTGAGCTGTTTCTTTCCTTGTGTTGTGTTTGGAAAAATAGCAGAGATCATTGATGAAGGAAATACAa ATTGTACGTCACACTGTACAATATTCTCTATATTGTCATGCCTGTTATATCCTACGATTTACAGCGCTTATCTATACGGAGGGCAAGCTTGTTGTGGTATGGAAGGAGAAGCTTTGTCGGTTCTAGCTTGGTACTCTGCTCCATTTCCTTACACTTGCTTCTTTCGCCAGAGATTGAGGCGAAAGTATTATCTCAGGGAAGCCCCTCTTTGGGATTGGGTTGCCCACTTCTTTTGTATGCCTTGCTCTCTTAGCCAAGAGTACCGAGAGCTCCAAACTCGTGGCTTCCTAGTATCCGCAG gttggGAGCAGAATGTCGAGAATCAAAGTCGGGGTTTGTCAATGGCTCAAGTAGCGCCACCACTCACTTACTCAGGAATGacaagatga
- the LOC124927597 gene encoding translation initiation factor IF-2-like codes for MSYDQQQQLLPPPPPTLLYPYGEPAAQTITRPYSNPRTTTTTGSFGSVFIVLSVIIVISLLACFLGRFCSRHPKPASNNPKKGKKNDQKSLKQSHSVHPKDGDIEFGLGKGGPPGRLGPVPKMPMSKAESKNGPRPAGRGHGDFEFDFGKKPKFQGQHINGDPRAAPGANAGVPGAGETRFVQHYGGGGP; via the coding sequence ATGTCTTATGATCAGCAGCAGCAGCTGctaccaccaccaccaccgacTCTGTTATACCCATATGGAGAACCCGCCGCCCAAACAATTACTAGACCTTATTCGAATCCCcgtacaacaacaacaaccggGTCCTTTGGATCGGTCTTCATTGTCCTGTCGGTCATCATTGTCATCTCCCTCCTCGCCTGCTTTCTCGGACGCTTCTGCAGCCGACACCCCAAGCCGGCTTCCAACAACCCCAAAAAGGGGAAGAAGAATGACCAAAAGAGTCTCAAACAGAGCCACTCTGTTCACCCGAAAGACGGGGATATCGAATTCGGACTCGGTAAAGGGGGGCCGCCGGGTCGTCTAGGTCCGGTACCCAAGATGCCCATGAGTAAGGCTGAGAGTAAGAATGGACCACGACCCGCTGGACGTGGGCATGGGGATTTTGAATTTGACTTTGGTAAAAAACCCAAGTTTCAGGGACAACATATTAATGGGGATCCAAGAGCAGCTCCGGGGGCCAACGCCGGGGTCCCAGGAGCCGGAGAGACGAGATTTGTTCAGCACTATGGAGGAGGCGGGCcttga